From Montipora foliosa isolate CH-2021 chromosome 6, ASM3666993v2, whole genome shotgun sequence, a single genomic window includes:
- the LOC138005969 gene encoding uncharacterized protein gives MVLRSSQEKVKILQHELQLAKEKLFGELGHSRATNTWNYLRQENALLHRNLKLTEMHKLEKTIPRGTSPPPINSPGTSQASARRYRKLRRLRRKRLRFRRRRKEIRAASNYKAQQLNPINLSDMNINEHQISVLRKGPSFCPSPKDVNWQLVHDDLEAFVSRLRTAVFFLEKTVEPEGDQEKPHHLPPVPGNKNWRPPLSKYPELELFLSNIRKDVLNPNIKLTKDNLSERERTALRKLNNSTTVVRIQDKGSRFALLSSADYEEKMFSQLNNEVHYNQLQLDPTPKHISVVERWCSKWLQKGEISPEVANWVNNQKAKPGVAFGNVKTHKEGNPLRLITSCCGTPIENLSAFTEFYLQPLARKLPSFIKDTTDLLNRIEAINNSGPFPEGTLLVSWDVVSMFPNIDNNLGLTAVKNAFDARERPMPSTNCILEAVEICLKHNHSVFQHSFFLQIHGTTMGPKNACSYADLAMGEIDHKAKFCGPIKPALWWRYRDDIFDLWQQGLPALKTFTKIL, from the exons ATGGTTCTCAGAAGTTCTCAAGAAAAGGTGAAAATCCTTCAACATGAACTGCAACTCGCAAAAGAGAAACTCTTTGGTGAACTTGGACACTCACGTGCAACTAACACATGGAACTATTTACGCCAGGAGAATGCTTTACTACACCGCAACTTAAAATTAACGGAAATGCACAAGTTGGAGAAGACCATTCCGAGAGGTACATCACCCCCTCCAATTAATTCACCCGGTACCTCGCAAGCTAGTGCTAGGCGTTACCGCAAATTAAGAAGGTTACGTAGAAAACGACTCCGATTTCGGAGAAGGCGTAAAGAGATCAGGGCTGCTTCAAACTACAAAGCCCAGCAGCTCAATCCCATCAACTTATCGGACATGAACATTAACGAACACCAAATTTCTGTGTTGCGAAAAGGGCCCTCCTTTTGTCCATCACCCAAAGATGTGAATTGGCAACTTGTCCATGACGATTTGGAGGCATTTGTATCCCGCCTACGAACAGCAGTATTCTTCTTGGAGAAAACTGTCGAACCTGAAGGGGACCAGGAGAAACCACATCATTTGCCACCTGTACCAGGTAACAAAAATTGGAGACCTCCATTGTCAAAATATCCCGAACTTGAACTTTTTCTTTCCAACATTAGAAAAGACGTATTAAATCCCAATATTAAATTAACCAAAGACAATTTATCAGAGAGAGAACGTACTGCACTTAGGAAGCTTAACAATTCTACCACAGTCGTTAGAATCCAGGATAAAGGTTCAAGATTTGCTTTGCTAAGCTCTGCCGATTATGAAGAGAAAATGTTTAGCCAACTCAACAATGAGGTTCACTATAATCAGTTACAATTAGATCCCACACCTAAGCACATTTCTGTTGTAGAAAGGTGGTGttcaaaatggctgcaaaaAGGCGAGATTTCCCCTGAGGTAGCCAATTGGGTCAACAACCAAAAGGCAAAGCCAGGGGTAGCATTCGGCAATGTTAAAACCCATAAAGAGGGAAATCCACTTCGGCTAATTACTTCTTGTTGTGGTACACCTATTGAGAATTTGTCAGCTTTCACCGAATTTTATCTACAACCGCTCGCTCGTAAATTACCATCGTTCATCAAGGACACCACTGATCTACTCAACAGAATTGAAGCAATTAATAATAGTGGCCCTTTTCCCGAAGGCACCTTATTGGTTTCCTGGGATGTAGTTTCCATGTTtccaaatattgacaacaacttAGGTCTCACCGCAGTAAAAAATGCCTTTGATGCCAGAGAACGGCCAATGCCATCCACGAATTGTATCCTAGAAGCGGTTGAAATCTGCCTTAAGCATAACCATTCGGTTTTCCAGCATagttttttcttacaaatcCATGGCACCACCATGGGACCTAAAAACGCTTGTAGTTATGCAGATCTAGCCATGGGAGAGATCGATCACAAAGCTAAATTTTGTGGCCCCATCAAACCAGCTCTTTGGTGGCGTTACCGTGATGATATTTTTGATCTCTGGCAGCAGGGCCTTCCCGCCTTAAAGACGTTTACTAA AATACTTTAG
- the LOC138005970 gene encoding uncharacterized protein, which translates to MCQQYRCECCSDELPWESCECTECCHEDDEGDTILQNTLKTSLKQPTEVSCFKKAKSDSVVMESIQLQKRCSEDKTLQSDTTDLCSQTKPESGEEKPLSKVSSNPDYRGLNPTLTTPSPKENEKRRNDADDTPLYSHTTTTLRVQNICCPMETKIIEELLQSLKGVTSTAVNVIGRVVYVRHDPKLTSPSELVSTLNQKHLGASIMESGSNQSDSKVKGIPPLLLSFFVYLFTQTILVTIAVIAFCVKSPWYQWLAIAEIIFGIVPVLKKTFVSFKNLTVDINILMLIAIAGTLAIGQWLEGAAVVYVFSLAEALQDFCMHKVQRTISGLMVRAPHLAILASSGESVPVEAVTIGATIAVRPGELIPLDGKVVKGQAAVDESSVSGESVPVEKTVGSKVFSGTVNQNGYLELETTSDSTSSTVTKIAQLIQEAQTGSARTELAINRFAKYYTPAVVISAALVVVIPSILGAAGVGTYAKEIKEWGRRALALLVIACPCGLVMSTPIAVVCGITSAARKGALIKGGAYLEAFARLEILAFDKTGTLTEGKFQIVDIECSADVHERSVLRLAAALESKSSHPLAAAIVNEFTGCVTEMITLQLFNLPEVSRFELHEGQGISGVVENHQVHIGNHEFLHQFCGQTLNKYMEDLYLTWTNESKTVIFVCVDDKLAMMIALADMVRPNSLATLDWLSNLRIRTAMVTGDNWRTAMSVKSKLGLDECVAEMKPQDKLSWVTQRQAGMKDSDDTKYDGDKLIERGCLCSCCPHRGYHFLKSQKGKKKSIVGMVGDGVNDGPALVAANVGIAMGAGGTALAVEAADVALMSNNLAKIPELVELGRFCRRVVAQNIAFSVILKLAVGIAALSGKASLLVAVMADVLGLLFVLLNGLRPLWWKVSEKDKNADIESLQ; encoded by the coding sequence ATGTGTCAGCAATACCGCTGTGAGTGCTGCTCAGACGAATTACCCTGGGAATCTTGCGAATGCACCGAGTGTTGTCATGAAGACGATGAAGGAGATACCATTCTACAGAATACACTAAAAACCTCTCTAAAACAGCCGACTGaagtttcttgcttcaaaaaagcaaaatcgGACTCAGTTGTCATGGAATCGATTCAATTACAAAAGCGTTGTTCTGAGGATAAAACATTGCAGAGTGATACAACTGATCTCTGCAGCCAAACCAAACCAGAAAGTGGTGAGGAGAAACCCCTGAGCAAGGTATCATCGAACCCTGATTACAGAGGCCTTAACCCGACCCTGACCACCCCATCaccaaaagaaaacgaaaaaaggCGAAACGACGCCGACGATACGCCCCTATATAGTCACACCACGACAACACTTCGAGTGCAAAACATATGTTGCCCGATGGAAACTAAAATCATTGAAGAATTACTGCAATCGTTGAAGGGCGTGACATCCACAGCAGTCAACGTAATTGGCCGCGTGGTGTATGTCCGTCACGACCCAAAACTGACGTCACCATCAGAGCTGGTCAGTACACTCAACCAAAAACACCTTGGCGCCAGTATCATGGAAAGTGGATCCAACCAGTCAGATAGCAAGGTCAAGGGTATTCCGCCTTTGCTTTTATCTTTCTTTGTCTACCTTTTCACGCAAACCATTCTTGTGACAATAGCTGTTATAGCATTCTGCGTTAAATCTCCTTGGTATCAGTGGTTAGCCATTGCAGAGATCATATTTGGTATTGTTCCAGTTCTGAAAAAAACATTCGTGTCTTTCAAAAATCTCACAGTTGATATCAACATATTGATGCTTATAGCCATTGCAGGAACTCTAGCAATCGGACAGTGGTTAGAAGGCGCAGCTGTAGTGTACGTATTTTCGCTTGCAGAGGCATTGCAGGATTTCTGTATGCACAAAGTGCAGCGCACTATCTCTGGACTCATGGTCAGGGCACCTCATTTGGCGATATTAGCAAGTTCAGGGGAAAGCGTTCCAGTCGAGGCAGTAACCATAGGAGCAACTATCGCCGTCAGACCGGGTGAGCTCATTCCATTGGATGGTAAAGTGGTAAAAGGTCAAGCTGCAGTCGATGAAAGTTCGGTTTCTGGGGAATCCGTACCTGTTGAGAAAACTGTGGGCTCAAAAGTCTTTAGTGGAACTGTCAATCAAAATGGTTACTTGGAACTTGAGACTACATCGGACTCGACGTCATCCACGGTCACGAAAATCGCACAACTTATTCAAGAAGCCCAAACAGGTTCAGCGAGGACTGAACTGGCTATAAACCGATTTGCCAAGTACTATACACCGGCTGTGGTCATTTCTGCGGCTCTGGTGGTTGTTATTCCATCTATACTAGGTGCCGCTGGTGTGGGTACGTATGCAAAGGAGATAAAAGAGTGGGGACGAAGAGCACTTGCACTTTTGGTCATAGCTTGCCCATGTGGTTTGGTCATGTCAACCCCGATTGCAGTGGTTTGTGGCATCACTTCGGCAGCACGGAAAGGAGCTCTTATTAAAGGGGGAGCTTATCTTGAGGCGTTTGCAAGATTAGAAATTTTGGCGTTTGACAAAACGGGAACTCTGACCGAAGGAAAGTTTCAAATTGTGGACATAGAATGTTCGGCTGATGTGCACGAACGAAGTGTTTTGCGGTTAGCTGCCGCTCTTGAAAGCAAGTCTAGTCATCCACTCGCAGCTGCAATAGTGAATGAATTTACTGGTTGCGTCACGGAAATGATCACATTGCAATTATTTAATCTCCCCGAAGTCTCACGTTTCGAGCTTCACGAAGGGCAAGGCATTTCTGGTGTTGTTGAAAATCATCAAGTGCACATAGGAAACCATGAGTTCCTTCACCAATTTTGTGGCCAAACACTGAACAAGTACATGGAAGACCTGTACCTAACGTGGACCAATGAAAGTAAGACAGTAATCTTCGTGTGTGTTGACGACAAGCTTGCAATGATGATTGCTCTTGCAGACATGGTCAGACCGAACAGTTTGGCCACGCTTGATTGGCTGAGTAACCTTCGCATCCGGACAGCCATGGTAACAGGTGACAATTGGCGGACAGCTATGAGCGTGAAAAGTAAACTTGGCCTGGACGAGTGTGTCGCCGAAATGAAGCCACAGGACAAGCTTAGCTGGGTTACACAAAGGCAAGCTGGAATGAAGGACTCAGATGACACGAAGTATGACGGCGATAAACTAATCGAACGAGGTTGCTTATGCAGTTGCTGTCCACATCGTGGTTACCATTTCTTAAAATCACAAAAAGGTAAGAAGAAGAGTATTGTGGGTATGGTCGGGGATGGTGTCAACGATGGCCCTGCGCTAGTCGCAGCAAATGTTGGGATTGCAATGGGCGCTGGAGGAACGGCTTTAGCAGTGGAGGCTGCAGACGTCGCACTGATGAGCAACAACCTTGCCAAAATACCAGAGCTTGTCGAGCTTGGACGTTTTTGTCGCCGTGTTGTGGCTCAGAACATCGCTTTTTCAGTGATTCTGAAGCTAGCTGTCGGAATTGCAGCGCTTTCTGGGAAGGCTTCCCTCTTGGTGGCTGTTATGGCGGATGTGCTTGGTTTATTGTTCGTGCTACTCAATGGCCTCAGACCACTTTGGTGGAAGGTCTCCGAGAAAGATAAGAACGCGGACATTGAAAGTTTGCAATGA